Below is a genomic region from Silurus meridionalis isolate SWU-2019-XX chromosome 10, ASM1480568v1, whole genome shotgun sequence.
gaagccagtggagggagcgcagcagtggggtggtgtggttGGAACTTGGGCAGGTTAAACACAAGTTgcgcagctgcgttttggatcatttgcagtgggcAAATAGCATTTAGAGGTAGACCttccagcagagagttgcagtagtccagtctagAAATGACAAGAGTCTGAACAAGCACCAgaaatggacagaaatggtcgaatccttcaaATTATAGTTGCTCATTTTAGTTGCACTCCTGTCAATattttatactgtttacattttcctATGTAAAATTTTCATGTGATTGTGTATTTACCATTAGCTAAAATTTCAGGTCTTGCCTAGTCAATTATGTGAGCTACTAGAACGGATGCTAGTTTAACCTAGCATTAGAAAAAAGACTTTGTGTAACACGACTACAGCGACTACAGTGTGATCTTGATCATTCCACCATAGATTTCAAATATAGTTCAAACACTGAGATAGCAATTGCAAAACACTGATCAGGTGTTTCTGTGTTGGTTTCGATTAATGTTTTTATGCAATTAATGGTTCAGTTTAAACCTTTCTGGTGAAATTTTTTACCAACACCCATGTGTGTGGATTACATTTTAACTAATTCAATGACTTCTGGGGGTTGAACCAGAACTAATTTCCAGGATTTTACACTACATAATGTATGTAAATCacaatttttacataaaaaaaaattataatgcaaattatatggatttttcccaacattttaatATTCTGGGCTATTTCATGCATTCAAGACATAAATAATCCTCGGCAAGtcaattttattgtatttttgccGCAGAATTttacgtttgctctttgttctaacttgctgagaatagcaccagttagcagtATTAGTCTCATTTTTTTATACTACCTCGTAAGTAAACTGAAAATATTTCCTTATACATAAGAATAGTTAATACCACAATCattttgtatgatacagtactgtttttattcatatcatAGAGCAAGGACCTAAAGAGCCGACTGTCGCATTTAGAAGTGTCTCAGAAGTCGAGTCAGGAAGGACTTGTCACCAAACTAGAGCTGCGAATTCAAGAGCTGGAGAATCGACTTCTGGAACGGGAGAGGTGGGGGATCATAAACTACCTACAAGATACTAACACTTGATATAAAATACTTGTATCTCATTTGTTCTCGTTTTGTTTAACCAATATTAATTGTATACAATTGCAGTAATTTGGATGTGAAGATTTTCAAGTGAGATGAATATATTGCTGTTTATTAGCTTGAAAGTAGTAGTTACAGATCAGCAAGTTTCAGTCTGGTCTTCTGGGTTTCAGATTGCAAAGGAGAGTGTCATTGCCAAATGGAGTGGTTTTCCTGTTAGACGTTTAGTTTTCATACTTTTGCTGCATTCTTGTGCTTTCTTCTGTGGGCAGAGACAATAACACTCTGGAGCAGGCAAACCGTAAACTGGAGAGAAAGATGAAGGACATAACTATGCAGGTGAATGATGAGCAGCTCGCACTACAGAACCAGATGGATCAGGTGAGAGCCAGTGACCTTACTGCTTGGAGCAgagtggtttttatttttttattcgagGTGGTTTTAAAACATTTCGAGACTTgatttgtttacaagaaagtactttatttatctacgtttacacactatcaccttcaaaatagtccccttgcacagcaatatgTCGCatccagcgttcctgccacttttgaatttctttttgaaGCACGTCAAGCAACTTCTGCGATTCGCACTGGATCTTGGGAATAGTGTCAATATGGTGACCTTTGAGCTAGATCTTCAAGAGGAGagtgaagtctgcaggagccaaatctgccGAGAAGGGTGGTACGGACGTGAGATTGTGTTGTTTCCTGCGTGAAACTCACGTGTAAGGACAGagtgcgcacgtggtcagaatagcagaatTGGTCGCACAGCttccgatgtacacaggacgatgtcttttggaaAACTGACATATGAAAGTCGGAGCTCACTGTGCCCCTGCGTgtagccttgtgctgccatctgttggtgtgttataaaactagtcttaaaactttttgataccaccattTATGATTCTGACACATACAGAGACACTGCTAAGTAATTACAAATCCAAATGATGACACTGCTACCCAAAACTGGAAGCTTAAGGGTGATGAAGTGGCAAAATCTCTGAGCTTATCGGGGCcatgtatgtagaagagggcagatagtgcGTTTACTCTTGTGTGTTAAGCTGCCCTGTGTTCAGAAAGATGATGTTGGCTGGTATATTGTGCTTTGAAGGAAGCATGTATTAGCCTCAAGATTTGGTAGCTGTCATATGGTAGTAGCAAACTGGCTGTGAGGTGGGAAGCTGATGATGATTGGTTCTgggaaacaaaaataatgaaatgcttTCAGTTGATTACAATAGAAAATCTGCAAATGATTCCTAAGAGGAGAGTTGATAAgcagtgtatatactgtatcccAGTTCCTTTATAAAATGATCTCTTTTTACACTGTTCCTGCAGTTAACTCTGAGAATGAAGGTTTTGAAGAGGCAGCTGGATGAGGCAGAGGAAGAGATAGAAAGACTTGAGAACAGCAAAAAGAAGCTACAAAGGGAACTGGATGACCAGCAGGAGATCAACGAGCAACTTTATAGCCAGATCTCGGCCCTGAAAACGGAGCTCAGGTCACATACCAACTACATAAATTAATACTTATAACTGTCTTTGCTGTAATCTCACGATCtgcatgttttcattttgcAGGCGCAAAACGAAACCGGTTATGAAGAGTTTaaatgaagaggaggaggatgaacaATGGAGTCTGAGCGCAAagtgaagacaaaaataaacttgaatatgcttctgttcattttcatttcacatttattctttcatttttgtgtgtgtgtgtgtgtgtgtgtgtgtgtgtgtgtgtgtgtgtgtgtgtgtgtgtgtgttgctgcgctgcaattttaatgttttttaatgatctACTGCCCTCTTCTGGTAATATAAAGATTATTGCCTCTTCATATGAACTTGAAGGTGAATTTGTTTCAAGTTTAGTTTAATGGCATGTATTTCATAATAAGTTTTACTAATTTTTGCTTGTCCATACTTGTGGTCTATTAGCTGTGACTAAATACAACGAATGTGTCTAAATAAAAGCAGTTTTGCACAAAAGTGTCACtttcaggaaaataaaaacagaaagctgTATGTCAAACCtgcctcatgtttttttttttttttattgtctttgtgtttgtttaaattaaatgaacagTATAAAACttatagtttaaaatgtatggTTATGCACAACCATGAATTGAACTcattatgattatattatatataatattacccTGAACCcgacaaaatattttgttttttggatgCAATTCCACTGGCCTATCATTCAATAGAATGAGATGAGGCAGCTCTTACAGATCAATGGTCAGGCTGCTAGGACTAAGCAGTATGCTGTACGGGGGGGTTAATAAACCTCAGCATAGATTTGGTCAGAGTGTGTTTGATTAGACCTCAGAGCAGTGTGTAAGTGACCACAAGAGAACCATGAAGCATCACTGCACTcttaaacatgacatttttaaaGAGTTCCTGGCGGAGTTTCTTGGGACATTTGTGTTGGTGGTGAGTACTTGAAAATCTCAGCTAGTTAAATAGAAATTAACGAAATATACAGAGTACTTGGTCAGCTTACTATAGAATATCCTGCTTCAACAAAGCGTAAATGAATTAGCAGATCCATTCTTATCTCTCATCAACTggttaaatgtaagaatttacAGAATGCAATGTcatctaaaatgtattaatatactAGTGTAATGATTAAAACATCCTTATTGTTTGTCATCCATGTGCATGCTGGGATTGTTGTGTATCAGTTGTTTGGCTGTGGCTCTGTAGCTCAGACAGTCCTAAGCAGGAATACAATGGGTGAACCGCTCACTATCCACCTTGGCTTCACCACCGGACTCATGATGGGTGTCTATATTGCTGGTGGGGTTTCAGGTAGAGACATTATCAAATCTATCATCCCTatctattctttttatttttcaagtttAAAATATCGAAATGTGCATTATGTTAAAAAATaggccagccagccagccagacagccagccagccagccagccagccagccagccagccagccagccagatagatagatagatagatagatagatagatagatagatagatagatagatagttagtCTCTGAATCTAAAATATTCATTCAGGCCTGTAATCAacccattttctgtttttttgcgTAGTCCAGGAGGTCACATGTGTCCTCAGGCGATTCACTCTCAGCTTTCTAGTGGTCACATTGATCTGCATGTGCAAAAGCTTCAGTGGGCTACAACAGGATCAAGCAGCATCAATATATGCATCATTCCAGAAATCCAGACAATTTGCCATTGTTAGTGAGAATATACTTGCTACAGTGTAAATGCTACACCAGAAACCATATACTTTGTCTATAAACGTCTGTACAGCAAGCCAAAATAGAAACTGTGTCCAAAATCATACTCATAAAATAATATGCACATATTTAACAGATCACTGTTCACTGTTCTGTTTGAGAATGAGAATTCATCAGCTGTATATACATTCATATTAAGGTCTCAGTAGTATGTCTAGATTTTAGACATAGGGCACATAATACACATAATTACATCACAGTTTGATTAGTTTCATTTATGTGAAGTGCATAGGAATAATAGACCCTAAGAGGTGTAGTTAGAATTCTATGTGTCTAGGTATAGATGTTTTTATACCATTAAGATAAAAATACTGTTTGAAGTTTAATAGATTGTGTAGCATTACAGGTTTAAAAGTCATAATGAAGAATAAAATGGTAACTGTTTAAATATGTGTGAAGATGCATTACACAATCTCTGTTTATTCTTATTTTGCAACcttaaaactaattaaataggatgatccgctgtggaggcCCTTAATaggagcagaagaagaagaagaagaagaagaagaaatctaATTTAATAAGTTTTTACCTGCCTCCAGATCAGATGCCTGTAATAATGTATATCTGTATGATCAATTGGCATTTTCTATTGTTTCTGTTTATCAGGAGGACATCTAAACCCAGCAGTTTCCCTGGCCATGGTCATACTGGGTAAACTAAGATCTGGAAGTTTCCAATTTATGTCATTGCACAGCTACTGGGAGCCTTTGCTGGAGCTGCTGGAGTGTTTGGACTGTATTATGGTAAGGGGGTGTTAAAAAATAACGacatacacagagacacaaagCATGTAAAAAAGACATAGATAAAACGTCGTAAAggacatttaaatattttagctcTATTATAGCTATTAACAGACCAGGTGTTGATTCAATTATTATCAGCTGCCATTATTAGTTTACCTGGTACTGTACATGGCTCACACATagatgtttaataatatttatggagtaaatattataaaatattatatttaataacacTCTCATAGAACAGTAAGGAATATAGGCTGTGCTCCATGCAAATATACCATGTCAATACCAATTAAACATGAAcctaattaaacaaaattattttagcaAATGAAAGTTTTAAgccgctttgagacaatgtccattgcaTCCATAAGCACTGTACAAATAAAGATCaattgttaatattataaaatgactataaactaaatatattaAACCTACAGtgacaaaagtttggaaacttcTAATCTTTTATTatctattatctatttatttttgcgacacatgaatttttcttttgattATATTTAACAAACGAAAGACCAAAGAAAGACAATAACACaaaaattggacagtgaatgactagAAGACGGTTCTgttgatgagtccaaatttgacttTTTGGctttaacagaagaacttctTAATCTTAAAAGGAGAGAAGAAGTTAGCatactgcctcacacccacagtcaaccatggaggtggaagcttgatagtttggggttgttttggagcagggaaggttaaAGACGTATTCCAGGTGAAAgcaatactgaaccaacatgtctACCATTTTATACTCCAACACCATCTGGATCTGTGGCTTATTGAAACCAGCTTCACTATACGACAAAACAATGAATTGAAGTATACGTCTAAGCCCTACATGTGTTATTTAGAAAACAAACAGTCAGCAGGAGTGTTATAAAAGGTTATAAAAggtcctgcccagtcactgcaccaaatcctattgaactgctctgggatgaaatgGATCGCAAGGTCAAAAAGAAATCTCCAATTAGTGAAGAACACCTTGTGCAAGTATTACAAGAGGCATAGGGAAGTATTTCAGacaaatgtttggagaaacaaactgtctggaaccaagagtgtgtaaagctgttattcatgcaaataaattgactgtttattacattttgtatgaACATCTgtaataattgaaataataaacaaacaattctAAGCATCTAATTCTAAAAACAAGTACAAGTATCTGCCAGAATAGAATTTAAAGCTTAGAATAAGGAAAATAGAATAATCcaatatttatatagattttagaatatttacataaaaaaatgctagattttcctgtgttttgaatatataaacacattcagTACATAATGCTTGTCCTTGAGGCTCCTGATATCAGGGAATATATATGATTATTACTGATAGAGGAATAATGGAAtgaaatatgatataaaatgcTGTTTTGATATTCAGTAATCAAAGAAAGAACACATTGCACATTGTTCCTACAGATGCATTTATGGAATTTACCAGTGGAATTCTGTCAGTAACAGGAATTAATGCCACAGGACACATTTTTGCTTCTTACCCTGGACGACATCTCACAATACTTGGAGGGTTTGTGGATCAGGTAACTTTGCTAACTATACAAATGTCCCTCTAATcagtaatattaattataataaattccatcctcctcctcctcctcatcatcatcatcatcatatttttaCTGTAACACAAACGAGCTTATTTTGCACCTGagtgcataaaaaaacatgaacatttctgaataataatttctaaataattttCAAAAATTTCtaataatgttaaattaatgtaatatacACTTCAGCACGAGATTTTGCTCAACAAAAGTAAATGCTTGAAAAAAGTTTGAGTTTGAGgttaacatttttcatttcctACAAAGGCTTATGGTTTGTAATCTTTTCTGACAAGGGAGAGATTTGCACATACCACCTAATAATGATTTTCCCACAGACAATGAATAAATcactatctgttctaaatgtaactAAGAATGCAAAAAATGGTTTTTACTCAAAGCAAATTACATATATTGctattcattataattaaaGGGAATATTTTGATAGCCAGTATGTTTTTATGTCCACTAAATGGCAGGTTAACCGATTTAGTTTAACCTCAGACAGTTCCTGACactttgttctgttttgttacGTAATCAGCTAATGTGCATTGATTGGCTTCTTTATTTTCAGTACATTCAGCAATTACCTGGTCGTGGATCCCAGTGACCTACTTCTGCCTGTTCGTACACTAAACAGTCACTTAATCGTGTGTAACTGACCAATCCTGTTTTAgtaagatgcaaaaaaaaaaggaaatcataCATTCAAAGCAAACTGCAATACAAGCTGATTGATCAGTCTACCTTTCTGTTGCAGGTGATTGGAACAGGCGTGCTGGTGCTGTGTATTCTGGCTATAACTGATAAAAGGAATATTGGCGCTCCTAAAGGAGTAGAGCCTCTGGCCATTGGTCTGATTATCCTGGGTATCAGTATATCCATGGGCATGAACTGTGGATACCCATTGAACCCTGCCAGAGACCTTGGTCCCCGACTCTTCACTGCTATGGCTGGTTGGGGCATGGAGGTGTTCAGGTAGCACTCTAAATTCTGCATATTGTCCTCCTTATGGGGCACTTCTTGGAGTGGAGAATCTAAATTAACTAAAATGTGATTGACagcactgtattttatttaaagtgtgtaATGTAGTACTAAAGGGCCATACACATAGTGATTTATCTTCGAGTTCCTTAAACCCACCTTCACTGTTCATTGTACACTGCCTTTTACTTACGTACTTACATACTTTATGGCTTGCATACTTTATACTTtgtaactaatactgtatattctcCTGTCCAGCACTGCAGATCACTGGTGGTGGATCCCAGTGTTCGGGCCTTTGATAGGAGGCATCACGGGTGCTGTAGTGTACTTCCTCCTGATCGAGCTGCACCACTCTGACCCCTCAGAGAAAGCACAGCAAAAGCCtgaggaagaagaggatgaagaagaggatgaggacAGTAGCCTGAGGGACAAATATGAAATGATAACTATGGGCTAAGCAGATAATTTCTGACTAtgaagcaaataaaaatgattacaaattAAGGAAAAAGTTGGCTCTTGACTCTCACTTTAGCTCCCAgactttcatttgtttgttgtcAGGAAGCAAGTTGAGACCGGGATTAGAGTGAGAAGCCATCTATTTAACGGCTTATATCTTTGTACTACCTTACAGGAAAGTGTCTATTTTGGGAATCTATTTGATATGAGCATTTATTCAGAAAATCCATTGCAGTAATATATCTTTCCCAAGGAAAATGAAAGCCAAAGATGCTAAAAAAATTTCCAGCTAAAAATGTAGGAGAGATAAGGTCACTGTAAAGAAACTGTACTTGTTATTTCTAAATTTGTATAggttatgcatttttttatgttttgaataTACAATAGATTGCAGTAATGTTAGCCATTAAAAGTGAATACAATATTAAAAGTATATCTAATTTGTATAGTATAATTTGATTGTACTCAAAATCCTATGTAGTGACAAGCATAATTGGTCATTGTGATCCCTGTTTCTATTTCTTCCTCCACAGTTCTTAATTATCTTTGTAATTGATAGAAATTTTGTAATAAAGCTCCTTGTGTTCGATTATGTGTTTAAACTCTTTccctttgatttaaaaaaaatctattctttTCCAAAGGTCAAAAAGACCATTTACTTCTTCATTGTCAAACTCATCAATCACATGCTATTCAGTCCAATACAAAATTCTCAGAACTACCATTATTGATCATATTAGCACTGGAGCAGTTCTTCCAATCTATTTTCCATGTGGTTGCACATGAACCTCGCTACACACATTGATTGGTTTATTGATTAAAAGGAATCTCCAGAGTTTTAAAACTCACCATATAAACTCACCATcaactttattaggaacacttgTACAACTGCACATTCATGAATTACCCATTGAGCCAATGGTCAAGCATACTGAAAACATTTATCAACTCAAAAAAAATCACTTAGAATAACAACAAGAATCATAACAAGACCTCACTgggttccactcctgtcagaGAAGATCATTAATCTGAGACTATAGATGTACCCTAGGTAGTTGATGACAGAAAAACAATTACAGTTTGCCCTGTATCTGCCCTGTATCTACAGCTCTTCTGTCCTGTATCTGCCCTGTATCTACAACTCTTCTCTCCTGTATCTGCCCTGTATTTACAGCTCTTCTGTCCTGTATCTGTCCTGTATTTACAGCTCTTCTGTCCTGTATCTGCCCTGTATCTACAGCTCTTCTGTCCTGTATCTGCCCTGTATCTACAACTCTTCTCTCCTGTATCTGCCCTGTATTTACAGCTCTTCTGTCCTGTATCTGTCCTGTATCTACAGCTCTTCTGTCCTGTATCTGCCCTGTATCTACAGCTCTTCTGTCCTGTATCTGCCCTGTATTTACAGCTCTTCTGTCCTGTATCTGCCCTGTATTTACAGCTCTTCTGTCCTGTATCTGTCCTGTATCCACAGCTCTTCTGTCCTGTATCTGCCCTGTATCTACAACTCTTCTGTCCTGTATCTGCCCTGTATTTACAGCTCTTCTGTCCTGTATCTGTCCTGTATCTACAGCTCTTCTGTCCTGTATCTGCCCTGTATTTACAGCTCTTCTGTCCTGTATCTGTCCTGTATCCACAGCTCTTCTGTCCTGTATCTGCCCTATATATATAGTCGAcaaaaacttaaattactgtctttattgatcgtacagataaaaacaatacatcattcaaatctgtaaaatgtctataattttatatatatatatataaaagcttcctgacttgacttaaagaggtgcattttctccggtatcacctcattaactgtccgtgtggaaacatagcaaaggctctaaatgatgtccacacgtctctgcactgatatagcctttatatttaatcactgtacatatgcttacatatatatcacatgctgtaaatatgatacatgtttaacacattcaagctgccagttttgggcacctgagcaagcccttaactcactactgctcatttagtaaatgagatcattaagagtcgctgataaacacttccaacaggaagtggctatatctcgctatctttgtctctattttctctatctaattgtctctgtgtctcttttagtaaatgtctctgtctcactgtatatgtctctctcttgctgtctctctatttgtttctcacgctttctaaagctgtgtctgtgtctctttgtctttgtccttcctgcttatttacatgtctaacaaagttttgagttttgaagtaatgccattagtgatctatgatgaaagacttcctggttcgattcttacctctagtttcatattgaacattataagaagttttaaaaacagaacaatgaaagatcattaaaattggttgctggtaaatcatggtatatcagtggtgcaggtgttggagatgtggttcttgtacctgagtcacttctcatagacttcgagttactgagagaatgtacaggaaggagaagttttgaccctctaccatcatgatctaagagaaaacactggtctcctaactatagaaaagccaagagtccaataagcaaaggcttgtttgctgctcctgtgttggtgtaatggtcagtgaagtggctgctgctatctgactcccccggttcgattcctaccccttagctttcctttaaattgtttaaaaagtttttaaaaagaaccaaaaaaggtcctaaaaaacAGGTTCTTGCatgagatcctgtggctcaattggaagagctttacctctgggttgagaggttgccggttcaaaccccggccggGGCTCAAAGTTAAGCGTGTGTAAGGTTCCGGTGGCcgtagtaaggaaggtgtcagaaatggctgcgtggaaggttggatgtggtttcggagggcgtatccaggagcaggggggcaatatccgggcatctgcccccccggtgtctgagaagctgaaaacagggggttatgaagcaaaaaagtatcgacttagttttgcatatatagagaaaaattctgccaaaaacctatcaccctcactttttcagCCAGTaatcacagcctttgtttacagtcaactacCTCATTGCTACCTCATccagacactactttccacacagcttacccagtgaagggacaagccagatttgaaccagcaacctctgagctcagaggcaaggcttttatcacaaagccatcaagtcccacaatgcaccttcttttttttgggggggtttatcatttgtttcatgcttcaaagcaagaaattcagaccagacagaaacacagaaagcaggattcgaaccctgaaccccaccaacagcgaaataccagtcttaacccactgaaccatcgggaaggactGGCTGCgacgattgtttagagcaggtctatcttttctttcaaaccatcaacacaagaatataatgctaaagacagacataggaagcaaacccatatcgtgactagcagggacaaagcaggattctaaccctgattcacaccattagcaaggcaccagcattaacccactgaaccatcaggaaggacaagctgggaagcttgtttagagcaggtctatctttctttttaacccatcaaaacaagaatatgaagatgtagaaatcaggaatttaacctacctcatgactagcagacagaaagccagatttgaaccctgaccaccaacattagcaaagtaccagtcttaacccactaagccatcagaaaaacaGGCTGGGAAgtttgattagagcaggtctatcattcttttcaaaccatcaacacaagaatttaacggtaaagaaagatgtaggaagcgaatacagatgtaagtagcacaagttgaacccacattgtaaataacaggaagaaagcaggattcaaaccatgATCCCTACCACTAGcgagataccaaccttaacccattgaaccattggtgagaggtttgtttagagcaggtctatctttcttttcaacccattaaaaacaaaaatatatcgctaaagaaagatgcgggaagtgaatcctgatcgtgactggcagacagaaagcaggattcaaaccctgaaccccaccaaaaccaagaaacctgatttaaccgactgaaccatcagggaagacaggccaggaaggttgttaagagcaggtctatctacctttaaactaTCAACACAAgcatataaagctaaagaaagatttaggcagcaggaacataacctacatcccaactagcaggcagaaagcaggattcaaaccctgatcctcaccatcagcgaggaaccagccttaacccactgagccatggaagagatcagacttggaagcatgtttagatgaggcacaagccttaaaccactgagtgaccactgctgaaaagcatgtgtgctttttggagggctcatactttgtttcatgccagcacagtaagaaagaaggcatgtaggactggctttgaaaccttatcaccagcgtggactatattaaggaccatgttcaggcacaagccttaacccactgagcta
It encodes:
- the aqp9a gene encoding LOW QUALITY PROTEIN: aquaporin-9a (The sequence of the model RefSeq protein was modified relative to this genomic sequence to represent the inferred CDS: inserted 1 base in 1 codon), producing the protein MKHHCTLKHDIFKEFLAEFLGTFVLVLFGCGSVAQTVLSRNTMGEPLTIHLGFTTGLMMGVYIAGGVSGGHLNPAVSLAMVILGKLRXWKFPIYVIAQLLGAFAGAAGVFGLYYDAFMEFTSGILSVTGINATGHIFASYPGRHLTILGGFVDQVIGTGVLVLCILAITDKRNIGAPKGVEPLAIGLIILGISISMGMNCGYPLNPARDLGPRLFTAMAGWGMEVFSTADHWWWIPVFGPLIGGITGAVVYFLLIELHHSDPSEKAQQKPEEEEDEEEDEDSSLRDKYEMITMG